The following are encoded in a window of Candidatus Sericytochromatia bacterium genomic DNA:
- a CDS encoding biotin--[acetyl-CoA-carboxylase] ligase, translating into MPPEPDSRRQRLIHLESVDSTSAHLKRLALGEIETGTAVLADEQTAGYGQRGRSWGSARHVGMYLSVLVDLPAPPTLLPLAAGLAVCEALRHWTQEVRLKWVNDLVARRGKLGGVLVEVVRGRAIVGIGVNLHTPDVPGGIGLEALHPDPPSAKQLAVAVLSALDDRLLTWEMFGTERVRSDWLAACAHLGHEVEVEGLRGRSEGLGPAGELLLRLENGQHTAVISGSLRMADGTYCV; encoded by the coding sequence GTGCCGCCGGAGCCTGATTCGCGCCGACAGCGCCTGATTCATCTGGAGTCGGTGGATTCAACCAGCGCCCACTTGAAACGTTTGGCCTTGGGCGAGATCGAGACCGGCACCGCTGTCCTCGCCGATGAGCAGACGGCGGGATATGGGCAGCGCGGACGAAGTTGGGGCTCTGCCCGCCACGTCGGCATGTATCTTTCGGTGCTGGTCGATTTGCCGGCCCCCCCCACGTTACTTCCTCTGGCTGCAGGGTTGGCGGTCTGCGAGGCCCTGCGTCACTGGACCCAAGAGGTTCGCCTGAAGTGGGTCAACGACCTGGTGGCGCGTCGGGGAAAGCTGGGAGGGGTCCTGGTCGAGGTGGTGCGGGGCCGGGCGATTGTGGGCATCGGCGTGAACCTCCACACGCCCGACGTGCCCGGTGGTATCGGACTGGAGGCCTTGCACCCGGATCCCCCCTCAGCCAAACAGCTGGCAGTAGCGGTTCTCAGCGCGCTGGATGACCGGCTGCTCACCTGGGAAATGTTCGGCACCGAACGGGTGCGAAGTGACTGGTTGGCCGCGTGCGCCCACCTCGGTCACGAAGTGGAGGTGGAGGGCCTCCGCGGCCGAAGCGAGGGTCTCGGGCCCGCCGGAGAACTGCTGCTTCGGCTCGAAAATGGGCAGCACACCGCCGTGATTTCCGGCTCCTTGCGCATGGCGGACGGGACCTATTGTGTTTAG
- a CDS encoding LptF/LptG family permease produces MGPWSPMLLLDRYIIAELIRPFLLGVIGFVVIMLANTLYLYAELIVHSGVSVEVVAKLLGYNLPAIVVVTFPVAYLFSTLLAIGRLSKDSEVTAMRSVGISFRRILMPILGVSLVVSYAAFWLNDAVVPWANRQTVDLVREMVLHQGKPVLKENIFFKGAKENRYFYVRQVDRRTNYMYDVFIFDKRTGGQTVTIANEAQWVGDTWLLKNGVISHYDEWGAVDREEAFTELSVVVALNPDAFFAAGERSPQEKSSSELASEIDTLRGGGTDTKAMEVDYHMKFSLPLATFFSAMLAAPLGAQFSRMGGYIGVVFSIILVFIYYVVMSVARSMGNNGVLDPITGAWIQNYLFGVVGAFLLWRIDR; encoded by the coding sequence ATGGGCCCTTGGTCCCCCATGCTGCTGCTTGACCGCTACATCATTGCCGAACTGATCCGCCCTTTTTTGCTGGGCGTGATCGGTTTTGTCGTGATCATGCTGGCGAACACGCTCTACCTGTACGCCGAACTCATCGTCCACAGTGGGGTTTCGGTCGAAGTGGTGGCCAAGTTGCTGGGATACAACCTGCCCGCCATCGTCGTGGTGACCTTCCCGGTCGCCTACCTCTTCTCGACCTTGCTGGCGATCGGCCGGCTGTCGAAAGACAGTGAAGTCACCGCCATGCGCTCGGTCGGCATCAGCTTTCGCCGCATCCTGATGCCCATTCTGGGCGTCTCGTTGGTGGTGAGTTACGCGGCCTTCTGGCTGAACGATGCTGTCGTGCCCTGGGCCAACCGTCAGACCGTCGACCTGGTTCGCGAGATGGTCCTGCATCAGGGAAAGCCGGTTTTGAAGGAGAACATCTTCTTCAAGGGGGCCAAGGAGAACCGCTATTTCTATGTCCGCCAGGTCGATCGGCGGACCAATTACATGTATGACGTCTTCATTTTCGATAAGCGGACGGGTGGGCAGACCGTCACGATTGCCAACGAAGCCCAGTGGGTAGGCGATACCTGGCTGCTCAAGAACGGGGTGATCTCCCACTATGACGAGTGGGGAGCCGTCGATCGCGAGGAGGCCTTCACGGAGTTATCCGTCGTCGTGGCCCTCAATCCTGACGCCTTCTTTGCCGCAGGGGAACGAAGCCCGCAGGAGAAGAGCAGCAGTGAACTCGCTTCAGAAATCGACACCTTGCGCGGGGGGGGGACGGACACCAAGGCCATGGAAGTCGACTATCATATGAAGTTCTCCTTGCCCCTGGCCACCTTTTTCTCTGCCATGTTGGCGGCCCCCCTGGGCGCGCAGTTTTCGCGGATGGGGGGCTACATCGGGGTGGTCTTCTCCATCATCTTGGTGTTCATCTACTACGTGGTGATGTCTGTGGCGCGCTCTATGGGGAACAACGGCGTGTTGGACCCCATCACGGGCGCGTGGATTCAGAACTACCTGTTTGGGGTCGTGGGAGCCTTTCTGCTGTGGCGGATCGACCGCTGA
- a CDS encoding LptA/OstA family protein, whose product MADRPLNRTGWALTATVLAWLGFAPQQVAAQSAIGPDAQRSPEPVRPIVPGTPAPGVPESSPTPEGPRVKVRGDTLSFDRQKGLTRFRGNVHVEYGATLIDSEELSVDAKAKVVFTDARFTLVQPDPKDATRRQVITGTGLRYNYETQEADVKSANVAAPAEFAGQTVHIRAKDLHGSGQSRWEASHAVFSTCAELADEQVPHYHVEARLIQYEAGEKIVSWDNRVYLNGRYTFWLPVWVIPLKREQNDLNIGRSEVEGFYLRSAYAYTLPSLNQGYWLNSGRLTANLFEKKPVGLGVEHTATWGYDGATYAFFYGLLTPDRSNFLPPTQTLGEAEAERAIRQGYALFGLNGQPFQDRQWGIEHKQRLFGDVELDGRFEDHNIYDPMSHNFRVNRQSSRVSLKDRLEGLGLNYDVGYDGTRQRGNQSNTDKLSQSHSDRARGNMSFSVLNTDFRLSSQFDRNQQVNRSVKAVTPEGGEALPAGAIPTFEVKDEPGVANTNITNALNASSRLGEGTNATLNVPYRVQFRESPPPTASPAPNTPVATPSPWDQQAEPQLDLTHKLKGIGTLQVQAQKFLDLTQEAPTVTPVTAPSLTPTQATSQAEEQIRRYGKFDKLPELTLTADPFLSEWQPVTMRVGYGRYFEYASFKLPAGRVGQPLDKNFPGDYINRFNPEISLGSKSHDIGLNSKLDFGGTGYRQFFYSTRDAQYSIDQRLRLTTQFGEGVSSNLNYTNNITPDVAEQFAKGLDKYVNNSPFNLDRLSLSKQTRLTGSLDAARDPWFRFAFRGGYDYINKLYDNLSSELTWRTAPFGLPLGLSLNGQYDIQENEEGGLKFEHKTLDMPWLPKLPTYGIAGKWLPMQGTLTLRSTPEIFGGAYGADKIEPGWQIDSQLAYDFDKGLWQSLVNRLYMTFGNHWTNHVQFVLGGYYDLTEKQYKFSQIGITKDLHDFVLTAQYDRLASFYSVSLTMLAFPSQPLNFTSNTFDRRSGAGGAAFGAMPSLPGF is encoded by the coding sequence GTGGCGGATCGACCGCTGAATCGGACAGGGTGGGCGCTCACCGCGACCGTACTGGCGTGGCTGGGTTTCGCACCGCAGCAGGTGGCGGCTCAGTCTGCCATCGGCCCGGATGCCCAGCGCAGCCCGGAGCCGGTTCGACCGATCGTGCCCGGCACGCCGGCGCCTGGAGTACCGGAGTCTTCCCCGACCCCTGAGGGGCCTCGGGTCAAGGTGCGCGGTGACACCCTCTCGTTCGACCGCCAAAAGGGATTGACCCGTTTTCGCGGCAATGTTCACGTCGAGTACGGGGCCACCTTGATCGACAGTGAAGAACTGTCGGTGGATGCCAAGGCCAAGGTGGTGTTCACGGATGCCCGCTTCACCCTCGTGCAACCGGACCCCAAGGACGCCACGCGGCGGCAGGTGATCACGGGGACCGGGCTGCGGTACAACTACGAGACCCAAGAAGCCGACGTCAAGTCGGCGAACGTGGCGGCTCCGGCGGAATTTGCCGGACAGACCGTCCACATCCGAGCGAAAGACCTGCACGGCTCCGGGCAGTCGCGCTGGGAGGCCAGTCACGCAGTCTTCAGCACCTGTGCCGAGTTGGCCGATGAGCAGGTGCCGCATTATCACGTCGAGGCCAGGCTGATCCAGTACGAGGCCGGCGAGAAGATCGTGTCCTGGGACAACCGCGTCTACCTGAACGGTCGATACACCTTCTGGCTCCCGGTCTGGGTGATACCCCTGAAGCGGGAGCAGAACGACCTGAACATCGGCCGAAGTGAGGTGGAGGGGTTCTACCTCCGCTCGGCCTACGCCTACACGCTTCCCAGCTTGAACCAGGGGTACTGGTTGAACTCCGGACGGCTCACCGCCAACCTGTTCGAGAAAAAGCCCGTCGGGCTCGGCGTGGAGCATACCGCGACCTGGGGCTACGACGGCGCCACCTACGCCTTCTTCTATGGGCTGCTGACCCCCGATCGCAGCAATTTTCTACCGCCGACCCAGACCCTCGGCGAAGCCGAAGCGGAACGCGCCATCAGGCAGGGCTATGCGCTGTTTGGCCTCAACGGTCAACCCTTCCAGGACCGCCAGTGGGGCATCGAGCACAAGCAACGCTTGTTTGGCGACGTGGAACTCGACGGGCGCTTCGAAGACCACAACATCTATGACCCGATGTCCCACAACTTCCGGGTCAACCGCCAGAGTTCGCGCGTCAGCCTGAAAGACCGCCTCGAAGGCCTCGGTCTGAATTACGACGTGGGCTATGACGGCACCCGCCAGCGAGGCAATCAGAGCAACACGGACAAGCTCTCGCAGAGCCACTCGGACCGGGCCCGGGGCAACATGAGTTTCTCCGTGCTCAACACCGACTTCAGGCTCAGTTCACAGTTCGACCGCAATCAGCAGGTCAACCGTAGCGTGAAAGCCGTCACCCCGGAAGGGGGAGAGGCTTTGCCGGCAGGCGCGATTCCCACCTTCGAAGTGAAGGACGAACCCGGGGTGGCCAACACCAACATCACCAATGCCTTGAACGCCTCCTCCCGCCTGGGAGAGGGGACCAATGCCACCCTGAATGTGCCTTACCGGGTGCAGTTCCGGGAGTCTCCCCCCCCCACCGCCTCTCCGGCGCCCAACACGCCTGTGGCCACGCCAAGCCCGTGGGACCAGCAGGCAGAACCCCAACTTGACCTCACCCATAAGTTGAAGGGCATCGGCACCCTGCAGGTGCAGGCCCAAAAATTCCTGGACCTGACTCAGGAGGCACCAACCGTCACTCCGGTCACGGCGCCCTCCCTGACCCCCACGCAGGCGACGAGCCAGGCCGAGGAGCAGATTCGACGCTACGGAAAATTCGACAAGTTGCCGGAACTCACGCTGACGGCTGATCCGTTCCTGAGCGAGTGGCAACCTGTCACGATGCGGGTGGGGTACGGCCGTTACTTCGAGTACGCCTCCTTCAAGCTGCCGGCCGGGCGGGTCGGCCAGCCACTGGACAAAAACTTTCCCGGCGACTACATCAACCGCTTCAATCCTGAAATCAGCCTCGGGAGTAAGTCACACGACATCGGGCTCAACAGCAAACTCGATTTCGGTGGGACCGGTTATCGTCAGTTCTTCTACAGCACGCGCGACGCGCAATACTCGATTGACCAGCGTTTGCGCCTGACCACCCAGTTTGGCGAAGGGGTCAGTTCCAATCTGAACTACACCAACAACATCACGCCGGATGTCGCGGAGCAGTTTGCCAAGGGACTCGACAAGTACGTCAACAACTCCCCCTTCAACCTGGACCGGCTCTCCCTGTCGAAACAAACCCGTCTGACCGGCTCCCTGGACGCTGCCCGCGACCCCTGGTTCCGCTTCGCGTTCCGGGGTGGCTATGACTACATCAACAAGCTCTACGACAACCTGAGCTCCGAGTTGACCTGGCGCACGGCTCCCTTCGGTCTGCCCCTGGGCCTTTCCCTGAACGGCCAGTACGACATTCAGGAGAATGAAGAAGGAGGGCTGAAATTCGAGCACAAGACGCTCGACATGCCCTGGTTACCGAAGCTGCCGACCTACGGTATCGCCGGCAAGTGGTTGCCCATGCAAGGGACGTTGACCTTGCGCTCCACCCCGGAAATATTTGGCGGGGCTTACGGGGCCGACAAGATCGAGCCCGGTTGGCAGATCGACAGCCAGCTGGCCTACGATTTCGACAAGGGGCTCTGGCAGAGTCTGGTCAATCGCCTGTATATGACCTTCGGCAATCACTGGACCAACCACGTGCAATTCGTGCTGGGCGGTTATTACGACCTGACGGAAAAGCAATACAAGTTTTCCCAGATCGGCATCACCAAAGACCTCCACGACTTCGTCCTGACGGCTCAGTACGACCGTCTGGCCAGTTTTTATTCCGTGTCCCTCACGATGCTGGCCTTCCCGTCTCAACCGCTCAACTTCACCAGTAACACCTTCGATCGCCGTTCAGGTGCTGGCGGAGCCGCATTCGGTGCGATGCCGAGCCTGCCAGGATTCTGA
- a CDS encoding S8 family serine peptidase has protein sequence MGAASNSEAGAVREAVVFWQPTATSQQRQALRTALPPAQSVPLTPHAELWLAPPGTFQQVRQSSLVRGVEPNQRRSLLPPPASPGLAFRLQASPPLSQWHLSRARFPQAWAASRGKGVTVAVIDSGVDPNHPDLKANLLPLIDEVTAMGRKDVIDGKNFDGMDSHGHGTHVSGLIAAVTRPDGSISGGAPESKILPVKVTPLSGETDDATIAKGIRDAVDQGARVLNLSIGGPEPSPILLEALNYAILKGALPVIAAGNDGGRVNFPAAYPGVVAVGSITDSGKVADYSCRGEGLVIVAPGGGQTGGREGSPLLSTMPTYPAFGSSSARAGNGTGTLAGTSMAAPLVSAAAALVMARFPELSAPQVRTRLAATANEGQAQRWEANTGFGALNAEAAVTERTDQ, from the coding sequence GTGGGCGCGGCGTCGAATTCAGAGGCTGGAGCAGTCCGTGAAGCGGTCGTCTTCTGGCAGCCCACCGCGACCTCCCAGCAGCGTCAGGCGCTACGCACGGCTCTACCGCCGGCCCAGTCGGTCCCCCTGACCCCCCACGCCGAACTCTGGCTGGCGCCCCCAGGAACCTTCCAACAGGTTCGCCAGTCGTCGCTCGTGCGCGGTGTGGAACCCAACCAACGGCGTTCGCTGCTCCCCCCCCCGGCCTCGCCCGGACTGGCCTTTCGCTTGCAGGCAAGCCCCCCACTCTCCCAGTGGCACCTGAGTCGAGCTCGTTTCCCCCAGGCCTGGGCGGCCTCTCGGGGCAAAGGGGTGACCGTGGCCGTGATCGACTCGGGGGTGGATCCGAACCATCCTGATCTCAAGGCCAACCTGCTCCCACTGATTGACGAGGTCACCGCCATGGGGCGGAAAGACGTGATCGACGGCAAAAACTTCGACGGGATGGACAGCCATGGTCACGGCACCCACGTCAGTGGTCTGATCGCTGCTGTGACCCGTCCCGACGGGTCGATTTCGGGCGGAGCGCCTGAGAGCAAGATCCTGCCCGTCAAGGTGACGCCCCTGAGTGGCGAGACGGATGACGCCACCATCGCCAAAGGCATCCGTGATGCGGTCGACCAGGGAGCACGCGTGCTGAATCTGTCGATCGGCGGTCCCGAACCCAGTCCCATCCTTCTGGAGGCGCTGAACTATGCCATTCTCAAGGGGGCGCTCCCGGTGATTGCGGCCGGCAACGATGGCGGCCGGGTCAATTTTCCAGCCGCCTACCCAGGCGTGGTGGCGGTCGGCTCCATCACCGACTCCGGCAAGGTGGCCGATTATTCCTGCCGAGGAGAGGGGCTGGTCATCGTGGCTCCCGGGGGAGGGCAGACCGGTGGCCGAGAGGGCAGCCCCTTGCTCTCCACGATGCCGACCTACCCGGCCTTCGGTTCGAGCAGTGCGCGCGCCGGCAATGGCACCGGCACCCTCGCCGGCACCTCCATGGCCGCCCCACTGGTATCGGCCGCGGCGGCGCTCGTGATGGCCCGCTTCCCCGAGCTATCGGCCCCCCAAGTCAGAACCCGCTTGGCCGCCACCGCCAATGAGGGACAGGCGCAACGCTGGGAAGCCAACACTGGCTTCGGTGCCTTGAACGCCGAGGCCGCCGTCACGGAACGAACGGACCAATAA